A genomic stretch from Hoplias malabaricus isolate fHopMal1 chromosome 4, fHopMal1.hap1, whole genome shotgun sequence includes:
- the LOC136694559 gene encoding protein mono-ADP-ribosyltransferase PARP12-like isoform X1 has protein sequence MQTAALINRILCANDGRLELEDLCGQLSGLALGNEVENALKDKDVFVIIGEENKVVVARTQLRLCRARECQGCSNLHLCKMYLFGDCPYDKGRRGCRFCHDYYSGHNISALRQNNLLELDLSELRVILLQNDNTLLPPVCFSYNKGTGEYGNCPDKEACRRLHLCEDYLRGTCNGSIECRRSHDFYEPHPMKNLQAKGVSSQLMCSMLAAYRNMLAIWDANRARGSNTSAKTSEKSEICLFHVRSFCKKGNRCQQVHFHLPYKWEVRGEHGWNVLPDNEEVERAFCNPAKTYSDGSGLPVHFDTMTQGFAEVRRLSTASSVLHPTFVLTTTWIWYWEDEIGNFIQYGSSQQEAKQSSSISSEDLEKKYQEDSGATVEFTAGRFSYELNLQDMIQSNKNIGTKRLVKRRPLFLSAEDVQRIKTSPKENSGRSHNPKLLPRHWDKGSVTDTGFKRILLKNASDEYKKIAELFNQTLPEFHVKSIERVQNRDLWEVFQWQGDVLRKKTGGKENERLLFHGTKSKHIDAICQQNFDWRICGVHGTAFGKGSYFARDASYSHSYTDDSGTRYMFVCRVLVGEYTNGHSSYLRPPPKDGQDSVFYDSCVNNINDPSIFVIFEKHQVYPEYLIQYSDKQVFTPTVNQSPTLVATPRLTLHTPHISPFYQPSTPIKYRNPATARNPDRPNLTRAPSSFGSLTSLANLSVYNHAPASVKRDHSRQRNSNLPQVSRQFGSLTSLKNLSAPSISVHPRSQARAPRPRPQHEAANKNARSAVVDEFDWW, from the exons ATGCAAACGGCAGCTCTTATTAACCGCATTCTCTGTGCCAACGATGGGCGATTGGAGCTTGAGGATTTGTGTGGTCAGCTCTCTGGACTGGCTTTAGGAAATGAAGTAGAAAACGCACTGAAAGACAAGGACGTGTTTGTGATCATTGGTGAAGAGAACAAAGTGGTGGTGGCCAGGACCCAGCTGAGACTGTGTCGGGCCAGAGAGTGTCAGGGCTGCAGTAACCTCCACCTGTGCAAAATGTACCTGTTTGGAGACTGTCCCTATGACAAAGGAAG AAGAGGATGCCGTTTCTGCCATGATTATTATTCAGGACATAACATCAGTGCACTGCGACAAAACAACCTGCTGGAGCTGGACCTCAGTGAGCTGCGTGTTATACTGCTTCAGAATGACAACACCCTGTTGCCACCG GTGTGTTTCAGCTACAACAAAGGCACTGGCGAGTATGGGAACTGTCCTGATAAAGAGGCCTGTAGAAGACTCCATCTTTGTGAGGACTACCTCAGAGGAACCTGTAACGGCAGCATTGAATGCAGAAGATCCCATGACTTCTATGAACCTCACCCAATGAAGAACCTTCAGGCCAAAGGAGTCTCCAGCCAGTTGATGTGTTCCATGCTGGCAGCCTACAGGAATATGCTTGCCATATGGGATGCTAATCGAGCTAGGGGTAGCAACACTTCAGCTAAAACATCAG AGAAATCTGAGATATGCCTTTTCCACGTCAGAAGTTTCTGCAAAAAAGGAA ATAGGTGTCAGCAGGTCCATTTCCATTTGCCTTATAAATGGGAAGTGAGAGGTGAACATGGCTGGAATGTTCTGCCAGACAATGAAGAGGTGGAGCGAGCATTCTGCAATCCTGCTAAAACATACAG tgACGGCAGTGGACTACCTGTACACTTTGATACAATGACTCAAGGTTTCGCAGAGGTCCGTCGCCTCTCCACTGCTTCCTCTGTGCTGCATCCCACTTTCGTCCTCACCACCACCTGGATATGGTACTGGGAAGATGAGATCGGGAACTTTATCCAGTATGGATCATCA cAGCAAGAAGCAAAGCAGTCATCTTCTATCAGCAGTGAAGATCTGGAGAAGAAATACCAGGAAGACAGCGGTGCTACAGTCGAGTTCACTGCAGGCAGATTTTCTTACGAGCTAAACTTGCAAG ATATGATTCAGTCTAACAAAAACATTGGCACCAAACGACTGGTCAAGAGGAGACCCTTGTTTCTTTCAGCAGAAGATGTACAAAGAATCAAGACAAG CCCAAAGGAAAACAGTGGTCGCTCCCACAATCCCAAACTTCTGCCTCGTCACTGGGATAAAGGCAGTGTGACTGACACTGGATTCAAG AGAATTCTTCTGAAGAACGCTTCTGATGAGTATAAGAAGATTGCTGAGCTCTTCAATCAGACCTTGCCAGAATTTCATGTGAAGAGCATTGAGAGAGTGCAGAACAGGGACTTATGGGAAGTTTTTCAGTG GCAGGGCGATGTCCTCAGAAAGAAAACCGGAGGCAAGGAAAATGAAAGACTACTGTTTCATGGAACCAAGTCTAAGCACATTGATGCGATCTGCCAGCAGAACTTTGACTGGAGAATCTGTGGCGTACATGGGACAGCATTTGGCAAAG GGAGCTATTTTGCCAGGGATGCTAGCTACTCCCACAGCTACACCGATGATTCTGGGACACGCTACATGTTTGTTTGCCGAGTACTGGTCGGAGAATACACCAATGGTCACTCCAGCTATCTCCGCCCTCCCCCCAAAGACGGACAGGACAGCGTTTTCTATGACAGCtgtgtaaataatataaatgacCCCTCCATCTTTGTCATTTTTGAGAAGCATCAGGTGTACCCTGAGTACTTAATTCAGTACAGTGATAAACAAGTCTTTACCCCAACAGTTAACCAAAGCCCCACACTGGTGGCCACTCCTCGACTCACCCTCCACACACCCCACATCTCACCATTCTATCAGCCATCCACGCCCATTAAATACCGAAATCCTGCCACAGCCCGCAACCCAGACAGGCCGAATTTAACCCGAGCACCTAGTTCATTTGGTTCCCTGACTTCTCTAGCAAACCTTTCCGTTTATAACCACGCTCCAGCCTCAGTTAAACGTGATCATTCCAGACAGAGAAACTCAAACCTGCCCCAAGTTTCAAGACAATTTGGTTCTTTAACCTCTTTAAAAAATTTGTCAGCACCCTCCATTAGCGTTCATCCCAGATCTCAGGCTAGAGCTCCCCGTCCAAGGCCCCAGCATGAAGCTGCGAATAAAAATGCCAGAAGTGCTGTGGTGGATGAGTTTGATTGGTGGTGA
- the LOC136694559 gene encoding protein mono-ADP-ribosyltransferase PARP12-like isoform X2, producing MQTAALINRILCANDGRLELEDLCGQLSGLALGNEVENALKDKDVFVIIGEENKVVVARTQLRLCRARECQGCSNLHLCKMYLFGDCPYDKGRRGCRFCHDYYSGHNISALRQNNLLELDLSELRVILLQNDNTLLPPVCFSYNKGTGEYGNCPDKEACRRLHLCEDYLRGTCNGSIECRRSHDFYEPHPMKNLQAKGVSSQLMCSMLAAYRNMLAIWDANRARGSNTSAKTSEKSEICLFHVRSFCKKGNRCQQVHFHLPYKWEVRGEHGWNVLPDNEEVERAFCNPAKTYSDGSGLPVHFDTMTQGFAEVRRLSTASSVLHPTFVLTTTWIWYWEDEIGNFIQYGSSQEAKQSSSISSEDLEKKYQEDSGATVEFTAGRFSYELNLQDMIQSNKNIGTKRLVKRRPLFLSAEDVQRIKTSPKENSGRSHNPKLLPRHWDKGSVTDTGFKRILLKNASDEYKKIAELFNQTLPEFHVKSIERVQNRDLWEVFQWQGDVLRKKTGGKENERLLFHGTKSKHIDAICQQNFDWRICGVHGTAFGKGSYFARDASYSHSYTDDSGTRYMFVCRVLVGEYTNGHSSYLRPPPKDGQDSVFYDSCVNNINDPSIFVIFEKHQVYPEYLIQYSDKQVFTPTVNQSPTLVATPRLTLHTPHISPFYQPSTPIKYRNPATARNPDRPNLTRAPSSFGSLTSLANLSVYNHAPASVKRDHSRQRNSNLPQVSRQFGSLTSLKNLSAPSISVHPRSQARAPRPRPQHEAANKNARSAVVDEFDWW from the exons ATGCAAACGGCAGCTCTTATTAACCGCATTCTCTGTGCCAACGATGGGCGATTGGAGCTTGAGGATTTGTGTGGTCAGCTCTCTGGACTGGCTTTAGGAAATGAAGTAGAAAACGCACTGAAAGACAAGGACGTGTTTGTGATCATTGGTGAAGAGAACAAAGTGGTGGTGGCCAGGACCCAGCTGAGACTGTGTCGGGCCAGAGAGTGTCAGGGCTGCAGTAACCTCCACCTGTGCAAAATGTACCTGTTTGGAGACTGTCCCTATGACAAAGGAAG AAGAGGATGCCGTTTCTGCCATGATTATTATTCAGGACATAACATCAGTGCACTGCGACAAAACAACCTGCTGGAGCTGGACCTCAGTGAGCTGCGTGTTATACTGCTTCAGAATGACAACACCCTGTTGCCACCG GTGTGTTTCAGCTACAACAAAGGCACTGGCGAGTATGGGAACTGTCCTGATAAAGAGGCCTGTAGAAGACTCCATCTTTGTGAGGACTACCTCAGAGGAACCTGTAACGGCAGCATTGAATGCAGAAGATCCCATGACTTCTATGAACCTCACCCAATGAAGAACCTTCAGGCCAAAGGAGTCTCCAGCCAGTTGATGTGTTCCATGCTGGCAGCCTACAGGAATATGCTTGCCATATGGGATGCTAATCGAGCTAGGGGTAGCAACACTTCAGCTAAAACATCAG AGAAATCTGAGATATGCCTTTTCCACGTCAGAAGTTTCTGCAAAAAAGGAA ATAGGTGTCAGCAGGTCCATTTCCATTTGCCTTATAAATGGGAAGTGAGAGGTGAACATGGCTGGAATGTTCTGCCAGACAATGAAGAGGTGGAGCGAGCATTCTGCAATCCTGCTAAAACATACAG tgACGGCAGTGGACTACCTGTACACTTTGATACAATGACTCAAGGTTTCGCAGAGGTCCGTCGCCTCTCCACTGCTTCCTCTGTGCTGCATCCCACTTTCGTCCTCACCACCACCTGGATATGGTACTGGGAAGATGAGATCGGGAACTTTATCCAGTATGGATCATCA CAAGAAGCAAAGCAGTCATCTTCTATCAGCAGTGAAGATCTGGAGAAGAAATACCAGGAAGACAGCGGTGCTACAGTCGAGTTCACTGCAGGCAGATTTTCTTACGAGCTAAACTTGCAAG ATATGATTCAGTCTAACAAAAACATTGGCACCAAACGACTGGTCAAGAGGAGACCCTTGTTTCTTTCAGCAGAAGATGTACAAAGAATCAAGACAAG CCCAAAGGAAAACAGTGGTCGCTCCCACAATCCCAAACTTCTGCCTCGTCACTGGGATAAAGGCAGTGTGACTGACACTGGATTCAAG AGAATTCTTCTGAAGAACGCTTCTGATGAGTATAAGAAGATTGCTGAGCTCTTCAATCAGACCTTGCCAGAATTTCATGTGAAGAGCATTGAGAGAGTGCAGAACAGGGACTTATGGGAAGTTTTTCAGTG GCAGGGCGATGTCCTCAGAAAGAAAACCGGAGGCAAGGAAAATGAAAGACTACTGTTTCATGGAACCAAGTCTAAGCACATTGATGCGATCTGCCAGCAGAACTTTGACTGGAGAATCTGTGGCGTACATGGGACAGCATTTGGCAAAG GGAGCTATTTTGCCAGGGATGCTAGCTACTCCCACAGCTACACCGATGATTCTGGGACACGCTACATGTTTGTTTGCCGAGTACTGGTCGGAGAATACACCAATGGTCACTCCAGCTATCTCCGCCCTCCCCCCAAAGACGGACAGGACAGCGTTTTCTATGACAGCtgtgtaaataatataaatgacCCCTCCATCTTTGTCATTTTTGAGAAGCATCAGGTGTACCCTGAGTACTTAATTCAGTACAGTGATAAACAAGTCTTTACCCCAACAGTTAACCAAAGCCCCACACTGGTGGCCACTCCTCGACTCACCCTCCACACACCCCACATCTCACCATTCTATCAGCCATCCACGCCCATTAAATACCGAAATCCTGCCACAGCCCGCAACCCAGACAGGCCGAATTTAACCCGAGCACCTAGTTCATTTGGTTCCCTGACTTCTCTAGCAAACCTTTCCGTTTATAACCACGCTCCAGCCTCAGTTAAACGTGATCATTCCAGACAGAGAAACTCAAACCTGCCCCAAGTTTCAAGACAATTTGGTTCTTTAACCTCTTTAAAAAATTTGTCAGCACCCTCCATTAGCGTTCATCCCAGATCTCAGGCTAGAGCTCCCCGTCCAAGGCCCCAGCATGAAGCTGCGAATAAAAATGCCAGAAGTGCTGTGGTGGATGAGTTTGATTGGTGGTGA